Proteins from a genomic interval of Clostridium cochlearium:
- a CDS encoding CopG family ribbon-helix-helix protein produces MAGSKRIGLNLSETLNNEFNKTLKEDSKKRSEFIRELIILYIEEKKKLREIEQMKKGYLEMGKLNLEIAEVGFASDINNLKEYEAKLSESDWSDDNDSEKRRYILC; encoded by the coding sequence ATGGCAGGTTCAAAAAGGATAGGGTTAAACCTCTCAGAAACACTAAATAATGAATTTAATAAAACACTTAAAGAAGATTCTAAAAAAAGAAGTGAATTTATTCGAGAACTTATAATATTATATATAGAAGAGAAAAAAAAGCTAAGAGAAATAGAACAAATGAAAAAAGGTTACCTTGAAATGGGTAAATTAAATTTAGAAATTGCAGAGGTAGGCTTTGCAAGTGATATTAATAATTTAAAAGAATATGAAGCGAAGCTTTCGGAGAGTGATTGGTCCGATGACAACGATAGTGAAAAGAGGAGATATATATTATGCTAG
- the alr gene encoding alanine racemase, translated as MFKHLRPVWAEIDLDKLAYNMQQIKNLCKSKEIIAVVKADAYGHGALDIAPILLESGATRLAVAVLNEGIELRRGGIDAPIMVLGFTPDSLIETALRYNIEQTVYSYEIAKQISDVARKSNMLAKIHIALDTGMGRIGFLPSKESIEEISRLSKLPNIQIEGIFSHFASADEKDKTYTKLQFNKFLWVCNNLQERGIDIKVRHIANSAAIIDMPELHLEGVRPGIIMYGYYPSSEVNKERLDLKPVMSLKTTIVHIKNMEKGKYISYGREFKTEKESIIATLPVGYADGYNRSLYNKGGKVILKEQLAPLAGRVCMDQCMIDVSHIKDVKIGDEVILMGEDKGIKMTAEEIGNLLGTINYEVTCMISKRVPRVYIRNGNIVGIRNYV; from the coding sequence ATGTTTAAACATTTAAGACCTGTATGGGCAGAAATAGATCTAGACAAATTAGCTTATAATATGCAACAAATTAAAAATCTGTGTAAAAGTAAAGAGATTATAGCGGTAGTGAAAGCTGATGCTTATGGTCATGGAGCATTAGATATTGCCCCAATTTTATTAGAAAGTGGAGCTACTAGATTAGCAGTTGCAGTATTAAATGAAGGAATAGAACTTAGAAGAGGTGGAATAGATGCACCTATAATGGTATTAGGATTTACTCCTGATAGTTTAATTGAAACTGCATTAAGATATAATATAGAACAAACTGTATATAGCTATGAAATAGCAAAACAGATATCTGATGTTGCTAGAAAGTCTAATATGTTAGCTAAAATTCATATAGCTTTAGATACAGGTATGGGTAGAATAGGTTTTTTGCCTAGTAAAGAAAGTATAGAAGAAATTAGTAGATTAAGTAAATTACCTAATATACAAATAGAAGGAATTTTTTCTCATTTTGCATCTGCAGATGAAAAAGATAAAACTTATACTAAACTACAATTTAATAAATTTCTTTGGGTTTGTAATAATTTACAAGAAAGGGGGATAGATATAAAAGTAAGACATATTGCAAATAGTGCTGCCATTATAGATATGCCAGAATTACATTTAGAAGGGGTAAGGCCTGGTATTATAATGTATGGATATTATCCATCTAGTGAAGTTAATAAGGAAAGACTAGATCTAAAACCAGTTATGTCTTTAAAAACTACTATAGTCCATATTAAAAATATGGAAAAGGGGAAGTATATAAGTTATGGAAGAGAATTTAAAACAGAAAAGGAAAGCATAATAGCAACTTTACCAGTAGGATATGCAGATGGATATAATAGATCCTTATATAATAAAGGGGGAAAAGTTATATTAAAAGAACAGTTAGCTCCATTAGCAGGAAGAGTATGTATGGATCAGTGCATGATAGATGTAAGTCACATAAAAGATGTGAAAATAGGAGATGAAGTAATCCTTATGGGAGAAGATAAGGGCATAAAAATGACAGCAGAAGAAATAGGAAATTTATTAGGAACAATTAATTATGAAGTAACCTGTATGATAAGTAAGAGGGTGCCTAGAGTATATATAAGGAATGGAAATATAGTTGGAATAAGAAATTATGTATAA
- a CDS encoding PDZ domain-containing protein has protein sequence MNILMYTLRSIAYMLTDMYSLLLLLLLGVILYTKNIKTVLMQKTVLGDEVNSPFELTISQIVIGIFGGVLASIIMAYFGVIFYETSGIYVLFLISILLMSWKPRKICFSYSAAILGILSMLNSYAASFMGMKKIKFLDINIPSMIALVAILHIVEGLLVMVDGSRGAIPIFSKKGENIIGGFALRRLWPLPIAFFILLNSIDILSIENGSPMPNWWPILNTSIPEKILMNSVVALVSFYGVLGYNSITFTKSKEKKALSSGIFIMTYGLAMLLFAQISHKNMLIKIISIISMPIFHEIMLIIQQYMEVKKEPKYISNGEGIMVLDVAPNSLAENMGIESGDLLLEINNEYIKTELDIKEIINRKIIDTIKIKVKKNNGNVKELLKENVYGVNKLGAILIPKTINEDKQLLDSVGQSFTEILEKIKEKKDDFKDGDE, from the coding sequence ATGAATATTTTAATGTACACTTTAAGATCAATTGCTTATATGTTAACAGATATGTATTCATTATTACTTTTATTATTGCTAGGAGTGATACTTTATACTAAAAATATAAAAACTGTTTTAATGCAAAAGACTGTATTAGGGGATGAAGTAAACTCCCCTTTTGAACTTACTATATCTCAAATAGTAATTGGGATTTTTGGTGGAGTTTTAGCAAGTATAATTATGGCTTATTTTGGGGTTATATTTTATGAAACTTCAGGAATATATGTATTATTTTTAATATCTATACTTTTGATGAGTTGGAAGCCTAGAAAAATTTGTTTTTCATATTCTGCAGCTATATTAGGAATACTTAGTATGCTAAATTCTTATGCAGCATCATTTATGGGGATGAAAAAAATAAAATTTTTGGACATAAATATCCCCTCAATGATTGCTTTAGTTGCAATATTACATATAGTAGAAGGATTATTAGTTATGGTAGATGGAAGTAGGGGAGCTATACCTATTTTTTCAAAAAAAGGAGAAAACATAATTGGAGGATTTGCACTAAGAAGACTTTGGCCTTTACCTATAGCCTTTTTTATATTGTTAAATTCGATAGACATTTTAAGTATAGAAAATGGAAGCCCTATGCCAAATTGGTGGCCTATATTAAATACGTCTATACCAGAAAAAATACTTATGAATTCTGTTGTTGCATTGGTATCCTTTTATGGAGTTTTAGGCTATAATAGTATAACTTTCACAAAGAGTAAAGAAAAGAAAGCATTAAGTTCAGGAATATTTATTATGACATATGGATTAGCTATGCTTTTATTTGCGCAAATATCACATAAAAATATGTTAATTAAAATTATCTCCATAATATCTATGCCTATTTTTCATGAAATTATGCTAATAATACAGCAATATATGGAAGTAAAAAAAGAGCCTAAGTACATAAGTAATGGTGAAGGAATTATGGTTTTAGATGTGGCACCTAATTCTTTAGCAGAAAATATGGGAATAGAAAGTGGAGATTTATTATTAGAAATAAATAATGAATATATAAAAACTGAATTGGATATAAAAGAAATAATTAATAGAAAAATTATAGATACTATAAAAATAAAAGTTAAAAAAAATAATGGAAATGTAAAGGAACTTTTAAAAGAAAATGTATATGGAGTTAATAAATTAGGAGCAATTTTAATACCTAAGACTATAAATGAAGATAAGCAATTACTTGATTCTGTAGGACAGTCCTTTACAGAAATATTAGAAAAAATAAAAGAAAAGAAAGATGATTTTAAAGATGGTGATGAATAA
- a CDS encoding germination lipoprotein GerS-related protein produces MRKSLIIFTIIFFYSTSFFYGCNIKKYNSEDSLDVIRNLKSYSCDCIIKFKNENGLIEYNLKQHYKKGVGTIIELDKDRIFLYKNDKIYVKDLKNKSKYKLEKDFDEVFKLSILGDFIGLMYTNEDININEKTISGIDYDVVSLFIPGVNRNIKKGQLYIDKKGKYPEQLKIFDERGKERIIVQYRNFQGNIEIEDKLFNID; encoded by the coding sequence ATGAGAAAATCATTAATAATATTTACTATTATCTTTTTTTATTCTACATCTTTTTTTTATGGCTGTAATATAAAAAAATATAATAGTGAAGATAGCTTGGATGTTATAAGAAATCTTAAAAGTTATAGTTGTGATTGTATTATAAAATTTAAAAATGAAAATGGTTTAATAGAGTATAATTTAAAACAACACTATAAAAAAGGTGTTGGAACTATTATAGAATTAGATAAAGATAGGATTTTTTTGTATAAAAATGATAAAATATATGTGAAAGATTTAAAAAATAAGTCAAAATATAAATTAGAAAAGGATTTTGATGAAGTTTTTAAATTAAGTATATTAGGTGATTTTATAGGTTTGATGTATACAAATGAAGATATTAATATAAATGAAAAAACAATAAGTGGAATAGATTATGATGTAGTATCTTTATTTATTCCTGGAGTAAATAGAAATATAAAAAAAGGACAGCTATATATAGATAAAAAAGGCAAATATCCAGAACAATTAAAAATATTTGATGAAAGGGGTAAGGAAAGAATAATAGTACAATATAGAAATTTTCAAGGAAATATAGAAATTGAAGATAAACTATTTAACATAGACTAA
- the ftsE gene encoding cell division ATP-binding protein FtsE, which produces MIEFKNVSKIYNNNVFALSNINVSIDKGEFVFLVGPSGAGKSTFIKTLLKEVEPTSGTVIVNNIDVTNLKRKDVPYYRRKIGVVFQDFRLIPSLNVYENVAFAMRVIETPVRDIRKKVPMVLSMVGLSTKYKAFPHELSGGEQQRVSLARAIVNNPALLIADEPTGNLDPDTTWEIMDILNDINRAGTTILMATHAKEIVNSMRKRVIALEKGVISRDEQRGAYGYED; this is translated from the coding sequence ATGATAGAATTTAAAAATGTTAGCAAAATATATAATAATAACGTATTTGCGCTATCGAATATTAATGTATCTATAGACAAAGGAGAATTTGTTTTCTTAGTTGGTCCAAGTGGAGCAGGAAAATCCACATTTATAAAAACTTTATTAAAAGAAGTTGAACCAACTAGTGGAACTGTAATAGTTAATAATATAGATGTAACTAATTTAAAAAGAAAAGATGTCCCTTATTATAGAAGAAAGATAGGAGTTGTATTTCAAGACTTTAGGCTTATACCTAGTTTAAATGTTTATGAAAATGTAGCTTTTGCTATGAGAGTCATTGAAACACCTGTCAGAGATATAAGGAAAAAGGTCCCAATGGTTTTATCTATGGTTGGTTTGTCTACAAAATATAAGGCTTTCCCTCATGAACTATCAGGAGGAGAACAACAAAGGGTATCTTTAGCAAGGGCTATAGTAAATAATCCAGCTTTATTAATAGCAGACGAGCCTACTGGAAACTTAGATCCAGATACTACATGGGAGATTATGGACATATTAAATGATATAAATCGTGCAGGTACCACAATATTAATGGCTACTCATGCTAAAGAAATTGTTAATAGTATGAGAAAAAGAGTTATAGCTTTAGAAAAGGGTGTTATTTCAAGGGACGAACAGAGAGGTGCATACGGGTATGAAGATTAG
- a CDS encoding YitT family protein: MKRKKEYILITIGTIFVALATKFFLAPNRIAAGGVIGLAIIINKFIPYLNLGFLSLLMNIILFIVAIICIGGKFGGKTIYTSLSLSLFIALLDIVLPAQKALTNDLFLATIFGVAISGVGMGIVFNQNASTGGTDIIAKIINKFFHLPIGKSLLIVDFLITIFSALSFGIEVGMYSLFGVILNGFVIDTIIDGIDVCKQVLIISNKNDLISQYIIEKLERGCTIIEGKGGYTKEKTYILYSVLNRGEFIKLKEYIKTIDSRAFITVGEVREVLGEGFGELLNED; the protein is encoded by the coding sequence ATGAAAAGAAAAAAAGAATATATTCTTATTACAATTGGAACTATATTTGTAGCTTTAGCCACTAAGTTTTTTTTAGCACCTAATAGAATTGCAGCGGGTGGTGTTATAGGATTAGCTATAATAATAAATAAATTTATACCATATCTTAATTTAGGGTTTTTATCTTTATTAATGAATATAATATTATTCATAGTAGCAATTATATGTATAGGTGGAAAATTTGGAGGTAAAACAATATATACTAGTTTGAGTTTATCGTTATTTATAGCCCTTTTAGATATTGTATTACCAGCTCAAAAAGCACTAACCAATGATTTATTTCTAGCTACGATTTTTGGAGTTGCAATATCTGGTGTAGGAATGGGAATAGTATTTAATCAAAATGCATCTACAGGTGGAACGGATATAATAGCAAAAATAATAAATAAATTCTTTCATTTGCCTATAGGAAAGTCTTTATTAATAGTAGATTTTTTAATTACTATCTTTTCTGCTCTTTCCTTTGGAATTGAAGTAGGTATGTATTCACTTTTTGGTGTAATATTAAATGGATTTGTAATAGATACAATAATAGATGGAATTGATGTATGCAAGCAAGTACTAATTATAAGTAATAAAAATGATTTAATTAGCCAGTACATAATAGAAAAATTAGAGAGAGGATGCACAATTATAGAAGGAAAAGGTGGATATACAAAAGAAAAAACATACATATTATATTCTGTTTTAAATAGAGGAGAGTTTATTAAACTTAAAGAGTATATAAAAACAATAGACAGCAGAGCTTTTATCACCGTAGGAGAAGTAAGAGAGGTTTTAGGAGAAGGATTTGGAGAGCTATTAAATGAAGATTAA
- the ftsX gene encoding permease-like cell division protein FtsX, whose translation MKISSIKYFISDSLKSIRRNKTISLASAATVAATLFILGVFMLSALNVKQVIKNVESKVEITVFLRDDITIGQQKELETKINAIDKIVDVRYESKEEAVKKFEEQLGEENKDLVKGLEKENPLPSSFILKVKDPEMVTDVVDEIKDLNGIEKIREGKKTVEKIVSVTKTIKWVGMILFIILIGVSLFLIGNTIKITVYSRRREIGIMKYIGATDWFIRWPFVIEGGLIGITGAIIGFLVLYYLYNAIYPKMAKALYLVDFINPSYILTSISWQFILAGILIGTVGSILSIRKFLAV comes from the coding sequence ATGAAGATTAGTAGTATAAAGTATTTTATATCAGATTCACTAAAAAGTATAAGAAGAAATAAAACTATAAGTCTTGCTTCAGCAGCTACAGTTGCAGCTACATTGTTTATACTTGGTGTATTTATGTTATCAGCATTAAATGTAAAGCAGGTAATAAAGAATGTGGAGTCTAAAGTAGAGATAACTGTATTTTTAAGAGATGATATAACCATTGGTCAACAAAAAGAATTAGAAACTAAAATAAATGCTATAGATAAAATCGTAGATGTTAGATATGAAAGTAAAGAAGAGGCAGTAAAAAAGTTTGAAGAGCAATTAGGTGAAGAGAATAAGGATTTAGTAAAAGGGCTAGAAAAAGAAAATCCTTTACCAAGTTCATTTATATTAAAAGTAAAAGATCCAGAAATGGTAACTGATGTGGTTGATGAAATAAAGGATTTAAATGGAATTGAAAAAATACGTGAGGGAAAGAAAACAGTTGAAAAAATTGTATCTGTTACAAAGACGATAAAATGGGTAGGTATGATATTGTTTATTATACTTATAGGTGTATCTTTATTTTTAATAGGAAATACAATAAAAATAACTGTATATTCAAGAAGAAGAGAAATAGGTATTATGAAATACATAGGAGCTACAGACTGGTTTATTAGATGGCCGTTTGTTATAGAAGGGGGATTAATTGGAATAACAGGAGCTATAATTGGATTTTTGGTTCTTTACTATTTATATAATGCTATATACCCTAAAATGGCTAAAGCATTATACTTAGTAGATTTTATAAATCCATCATATATATTAACATCAATATCATGGCAATTTATTTTAGCAGGTATTTTAATAGGGACCGTAGGAAGTATATTATCCATAAGAAAATTCTTAGCAGTTTAA
- a CDS encoding S41 family peptidase has translation MNKKKWIGWTIALLLITNTLTYLGSNIIPLAMPNGNVVVSKQDYNNLVQFNKLFQIKDIIYERYDGEINEKDLEEGAIKGLANSLKDPYTVFMTKKEYDDFNTQTEGNYSGVGIQVQAKNDKIIIVDIFEESPARKAGVLPKDEIEKVNDIPVSGSELDKAVSLMKGIEGTEVKLTLYRQDKGNFDVTLKRAKINLKTVAGQMIDENTALIQVTMFDENTAKNFKSELDKLKSQGMKGLILDLRGNPGGILDECVDMVSNFVPRGKTIVSTIDKYKSEQKYKSKGGNYVGLPLVVLTNEGSASASEIFVGAIRDYKIGTLVGEKTFGKGVVQTLYETGEGTALKITISKYYTPNGENIHKKGIKPDVEVKYPEELLKKPYSREEDPQFKKALEIVKEKI, from the coding sequence GTGAATAAGAAAAAATGGATAGGATGGACTATAGCATTATTATTAATTACAAATACTTTAACATATTTGGGAAGTAACATTATACCATTAGCTATGCCTAATGGTAATGTAGTAGTTAGTAAACAAGATTATAATAATCTAGTGCAATTTAATAAATTATTTCAAATTAAAGATATAATATATGAACGATATGATGGAGAAATAAACGAAAAAGACTTAGAAGAGGGTGCTATAAAAGGATTAGCTAATTCATTAAAAGATCCATATACTGTATTTATGACAAAAAAAGAATATGATGATTTTAATACTCAAACAGAAGGTAATTACAGTGGAGTAGGAATACAAGTTCAAGCAAAAAATGATAAAATAATTATAGTAGATATTTTTGAGGAATCACCTGCTAGAAAGGCAGGAGTACTTCCTAAGGATGAAATAGAGAAGGTAAATGATATACCAGTAAGTGGAAGTGAGTTAGATAAGGCCGTATCTCTTATGAAGGGAATAGAGGGAACAGAAGTAAAACTTACATTGTATAGGCAAGATAAAGGAAATTTTGATGTGACTTTAAAAAGAGCAAAGATAAACTTAAAAACTGTAGCTGGACAAATGATAGATGAAAATACAGCACTTATACAGGTAACAATGTTTGATGAAAACACAGCTAAAAATTTTAAAAGCGAATTAGATAAATTAAAGTCTCAAGGTATGAAGGGATTAATTTTAGATTTAAGAGGTAACCCAGGGGGAATATTAGATGAATGTGTAGATATGGTATCTAATTTTGTTCCTAGAGGAAAAACTATTGTTTCAACAATTGATAAATATAAATCAGAGCAAAAATATAAATCTAAAGGTGGAAATTATGTAGGATTACCATTGGTAGTTCTTACTAATGAAGGTAGTGCTAGTGCATCCGAAATATTTGTAGGAGCAATAAGAGATTATAAAATAGGAACCTTGGTTGGAGAAAAGACCTTTGGAAAAGGAGTGGTTCAAACTCTATATGAAACAGGTGAAGGAACAGCATTAAAAATAACAATTTCAAAATATTATACTCCGAATGGGGAAAATATACACAAAAAAGGAATAAAACCAGATGTTGAAGTAAAGTATCCTGAAGAACTACTTAAAAAACCTTATAGTAGAGAAGAAGATCCGCAATTTAAGAAAGCCTTGGAGATAGTAAAAGAAAAGATATAG
- the uvrB gene encoding excinuclease ABC subunit UvrB: protein MDKLKVHSKFQPKGDQPKAIKSISKGILRGEQYQTLLGVTGSGKTFTMAKIIEEVQKPTLVLAHNKTLAAQLCSEFREFFPENAVEYFVSYYDYYQPEAYVAQTDTYIEKDASINDEIDKLRHSATSALLERRDVIIVSSVSCIYGLGNPEEYKNLTISLREGMEKDRDEVLKKLVEIQYERNEINFVRGTFRVRGDVLDIFPASSSNTAIRVEFFGDEIEKIREFDSLTGEIIGKRNHVSIFPASHFATSKERLEVAIKNIEEELEVRVEEFIKEDKLLEAQRIRQRTNFDIEMMRELGYCSGIENYSRILDGRAPGTPPQTLLDYFPEDFLLFVDESHVTLPQVRGMYGGDRSRKDNLVNYGFRLPSAYDNRPLKFDEFQCKLNQVVFVSATPGDFELEKSSNVAEQIIRPTGLLDPEIIVKPIKGQIDDLYTNIMETIEKGFRVLVTTLTKKMAEDLTEYFKEMNIKTRYLHSDIDTIERMKIIRELRLGEFDVLVGINLLREGLDIPEVALVAILDADKEGFLRSDRSLIQIIGRAARNSESKVIMYADNITKSMDRAIKETNRRRIIQMEYNKENNVVPKTIMKDIRDVIEATKVVEEDVEYNSLEEAINADNENLEELISKYEIDMKKAASDLEFEKAAHYRDIIQKLKKQLLKN from the coding sequence ATGGATAAACTAAAAGTTCATTCAAAATTTCAACCTAAAGGTGATCAGCCTAAAGCTATTAAAAGTATTTCAAAGGGAATATTAAGAGGAGAACAATATCAAACTCTACTAGGAGTAACTGGATCTGGTAAAACTTTTACCATGGCAAAAATAATTGAAGAAGTTCAGAAACCAACGTTAGTATTAGCTCATAACAAAACATTAGCCGCTCAGCTTTGCTCTGAATTTAGAGAGTTCTTTCCAGAAAATGCTGTTGAGTATTTTGTTTCTTACTATGACTATTATCAACCAGAAGCTTATGTAGCGCAAACAGATACATATATTGAAAAAGATGCTTCTATAAATGATGAAATAGATAAATTGAGACACTCTGCTACCTCAGCATTATTAGAAAGAAGAGATGTTATTATAGTTTCTTCTGTATCCTGCATATATGGACTTGGTAATCCAGAGGAGTATAAGAATTTGACTATATCTTTAAGAGAGGGTATGGAAAAGGATAGAGATGAAGTATTAAAGAAACTTGTTGAAATACAGTATGAAAGAAATGAAATAAATTTTGTAAGGGGAACCTTTAGAGTTAGGGGAGATGTACTAGATATATTTCCAGCATCTTCATCTAATACTGCAATAAGGGTAGAATTTTTTGGTGATGAAATAGAAAAGATTAGAGAATTCGATTCTTTAACTGGGGAGATTATTGGAAAAAGAAATCATGTATCCATATTTCCAGCTTCTCACTTTGCTACCTCAAAGGAAAGGTTAGAAGTAGCAATTAAAAATATTGAAGAGGAACTAGAGGTTAGAGTAGAAGAATTCATAAAGGAAGACAAACTTTTAGAAGCACAGAGGATAAGACAAAGAACAAATTTTGACATAGAAATGATGAGAGAGTTAGGATATTGTAGTGGCATAGAAAATTATTCTAGAATATTGGATGGAAGAGCTCCTGGCACTCCACCGCAAACTCTTTTAGATTATTTTCCAGAAGATTTTTTGTTATTTGTAGATGAAAGCCATGTAACATTACCTCAAGTTAGGGGTATGTATGGTGGAGATAGATCTAGAAAAGATAATTTAGTAAACTATGGATTTAGACTTCCTTCTGCCTATGATAATAGGCCATTGAAATTTGATGAATTTCAATGTAAATTAAATCAGGTGGTTTTTGTAAGTGCCACTCCAGGGGACTTTGAATTAGAAAAGTCTTCTAATGTAGCGGAGCAAATAATAAGACCTACAGGACTTTTAGATCCAGAAATTATTGTTAAACCAATAAAAGGACAGATAGATGATTTATATACAAATATAATGGAAACAATAGAAAAAGGATTTAGAGTACTTGTAACTACATTAACTAAAAAAATGGCAGAAGATTTAACCGAGTACTTTAAAGAAATGAATATAAAAACAAGGTATTTACACTCAGATATAGATACAATTGAAAGAATGAAGATAATAAGAGAATTAAGATTAGGAGAATTTGATGTTTTAGTTGGAATAAATTTACTTAGAGAAGGATTGGATATACCCGAGGTTGCATTAGTAGCTATATTAGATGCAGATAAAGAAGGATTTTTAAGATCTGATAGATCATTAATTCAGATTATAGGAAGAGCTGCTAGAAACTCAGAAAGTAAAGTAATAATGTATGCAGATAATATAACTAAATCTATGGATAGGGCTATAAAAGAGACTAATAGAAGAAGAATTATTCAAATGGAATATAATAAAGAAAATAATGTAGTTCCCAAAACTATTATGAAAGATATAAGAGATGTTATAGAAGCTACAAAAGTAGTAGAAGAAGATGTAGAGTATAATAGTTTAGAAGAGGCAATTAATGCTGATAATGAGAATTTAGAAGAATTAATATCTAAATATGAAATTGATATGAAAAAAGCTGCATCGGATTTAGAATTTGAAAAGGCAGCTCATTATAGGGATATAATTCAAAAATTAAAAAAACAGCTATTAAAAAATTAA
- a CDS encoding type II toxin-antitoxin system PemK/MazF family toxin yields MTTIVKRGDIYYASLSPVVGSEQGGIRPVIIIQNDVGNRYSPTVIVAAITSQINKAKLPTHVEISSEEYGLNKDSVVLLEQIRTLDKRRLKEKIGRMTNGDMRKVDEALLISIGLKEK; encoded by the coding sequence ATGACAACGATAGTGAAAAGAGGAGATATATATTATGCTAGTTTAAGCCCTGTTGTTGGTTCGGAACAAGGGGGCATACGTCCTGTCATTATAATACAAAATGATGTGGGAAACAGATATAGCCCTACAGTTATAGTAGCGGCCATAACATCGCAGATAAATAAAGCTAAGTTACCAACCCATGTTGAAATTTCTTCAGAGGAATATGGGTTAAATAAAGATTCAGTAGTTCTTTTAGAACAAATAAGAACTTTAGATAAACGAAGATTAAAAGAAAAAATTGGTCGTATGACCAATGGAGATATGCGGAAAGTGGATGAGGCACTTTTAATTAGTATAGGATTAAAAGAAAAGTAA